The Fulvivirga ligni genome window below encodes:
- a CDS encoding bestrophin family protein, with protein sequence MIVDRNLKWNHIFHYTWRSMLYFFILSVSVYTLHVEFDIEKLTLPFNAVATLSTALAIYLGFKSNNAYDRWWEARKIWGLLVNYSRAWGRQVISLAIPADYEDAQALRKWQFKVIERHIAFVHGLRVFLRKKHAYNETSVTEVIEDFNRYEDLKDFLSPEEYELVMDKKNPPNYLLQLQSNDLQVAYKNGWLSDYRFVRLDETLTEFNNHQGMSERIKNTPFPRPFSFFSRMFVLIHGTLVPFAFVEELGWINIPLSLLINFVFLALDLVGERHEDPFENRMDDTPLTAISVTIEENLKEMLDRDDLPVKPEPIEGVVF encoded by the coding sequence ATGATTGTAGACAGAAATCTAAAATGGAACCATATTTTCCACTACACCTGGAGAAGTATGTTATATTTCTTCATTCTTTCTGTATCGGTTTATACACTTCATGTAGAGTTTGATATTGAGAAGCTGACTCTTCCCTTTAATGCAGTGGCCACCTTAAGTACAGCGCTAGCCATTTACCTAGGCTTTAAAAGTAACAATGCCTATGATCGCTGGTGGGAGGCAAGAAAAATATGGGGCCTATTAGTAAACTACAGTAGAGCTTGGGGGCGACAGGTGATTTCATTAGCTATTCCGGCAGATTACGAGGATGCCCAAGCACTGAGAAAGTGGCAGTTTAAGGTTATTGAAAGGCATATTGCTTTTGTTCATGGATTAAGAGTTTTTCTAAGAAAAAAACATGCTTATAATGAAACTAGTGTGACAGAGGTTATTGAAGATTTCAACCGATATGAAGACCTAAAAGACTTTCTTTCTCCTGAAGAATACGAACTGGTGATGGATAAGAAAAATCCACCTAACTACTTACTACAGCTGCAAAGCAACGACCTGCAAGTAGCTTATAAAAATGGGTGGCTTTCTGATTACCGCTTTGTAAGGCTTGATGAAACGCTTACCGAATTTAACAACCATCAGGGTATGAGCGAAAGAATTAAGAACACACCATTCCCAAGGCCTTTCAGTTTCTTTTCCAGAATGTTTGTGCTCATCCACGGCACATTAGTTCCATTCGCCTTTGTGGAAGAACTGGGCTGGATTAACATACCTCTTTCATTGCTCATCAACTTTGTATTCCTGGCACTTGACCTAGTAGGTGAGCGCCACGAAGACCCTTTTGAAAATAGAATGGATGATACTCCGCTCACAGCCATCAGCGTGACTATTGAAGAAAACCTGAAAGAAATGCTGGATAGAGATGATCTGCCAGTAAAACCAGAACCTATAGAAGGAGTAGTATTTTAG
- a CDS encoding ATP-binding protein gives MQLNIDALDFDKCEDEQIHIPESIQGYGYLFALNFETGKIELISQNIDSLLKNSGDIFGSNFYDLVDGEEYIDFLKETYQKARKQGVRLPIQFNLKKEKLQDEVAIDYFAVVYQSDQYMVVELEPAGEFRDVYSATQFMKLYATSVAPKFKAYKTLAQMAEEIVSTIKYISGYDRVVLYRFNADNTGRVLAEAKEDEMESYLDLLYPASDIPKQARALYKKNWVRLTPDVNLKASPIIPSTKDKDREPLDMTKSILRSLSPIHLQYVRNQGLKASMSMSLVTHDHLWGIISCHNREAKYIPQNVRLECENLSQLFSWHLYAKEEELLIRRKEVTEKAINGMLDKTSVSTPIVDVFKQNEKEILEITDTDGFLFYTEAEKIRLGATPEVEALVEMYDNCCENGKETLVKQDVRECVSDVSKLNGIRGVLLIPLVENKRYFTAWFRKEHVVEEKWAGTPEEKSAFAPKKERLSPRSSFQVHKRLIKDKGKEWDNTDIESANRFNKVFMAHVLEIQEQMRKNINQLELQSKYKNEFLATLAHELRNPLTPLTVGVSLLEEGDNDPMQTKIIGTMKRQLAHMNTLINDLMDVSRITQGKVKLEKENIKINDILRNAVETCQRLIEEKNHDIDLHLEEHDAELYGDSTRLTQVFVNIINNAAKYTEDGGLIRIIVEKRDTEVSVKIIDNGVGIPAEKLQSIFTMFTQIDAHSTQTKGGLGIGLTLVEKLVALHSGHIHARSAGLGQGTEFEVLLPIISHGTSLNSVTTISENGTDNEEIKIMIVDDNVDVVDMYEMMLLSEGFKICTAYNGADAIDKFKEFKPDFALFDIGMPDMDGFELCETLRNTPEAANTIFIAQSGWGNKDKIQQAREAGFHEHLIKPVDKAILKQTLSKYRSASEEKPA, from the coding sequence ATGCAACTGAATATTGATGCCCTTGATTTTGACAAATGTGAAGATGAACAAATACATATACCAGAGTCGATTCAAGGTTATGGTTATCTTTTTGCACTTAATTTTGAAACAGGAAAAATTGAGCTAATCAGCCAAAATATAGATAGTCTTCTTAAAAACTCAGGAGATATTTTTGGATCTAATTTTTATGATCTGGTTGATGGTGAGGAATATATAGATTTCTTAAAAGAGACTTACCAGAAAGCACGCAAGCAAGGTGTGCGATTGCCCATTCAGTTTAATCTAAAAAAAGAAAAACTTCAGGACGAGGTGGCTATAGACTATTTTGCGGTAGTCTATCAGAGCGATCAGTATATGGTGGTGGAACTTGAGCCGGCCGGTGAGTTTAGAGATGTTTATAGTGCCACTCAGTTTATGAAACTTTATGCCACCAGCGTTGCGCCTAAGTTTAAGGCCTATAAAACCCTGGCTCAGATGGCTGAGGAGATTGTATCCACCATTAAGTATATCAGTGGTTATGATAGGGTAGTTCTTTATAGATTCAATGCTGATAATACAGGTCGCGTACTGGCGGAAGCTAAGGAAGATGAAATGGAGTCTTATCTTGATTTACTCTATCCTGCATCAGATATTCCTAAACAAGCCCGTGCGCTGTATAAGAAAAACTGGGTGCGTTTAACTCCCGATGTTAATTTAAAAGCATCTCCGATTATACCTTCTACCAAAGACAAGGATCGCGAGCCTTTGGATATGACCAAGTCGATCCTTAGGAGCCTGTCGCCCATTCATTTGCAATATGTGAGAAATCAAGGTTTGAAGGCTTCAATGTCTATGTCATTAGTCACACATGATCATTTGTGGGGTATTATTTCATGTCATAATCGTGAGGCGAAATATATCCCTCAAAACGTGAGGCTGGAATGTGAGAATTTAAGCCAGCTTTTCAGCTGGCACTTGTATGCGAAGGAGGAGGAACTGTTGATCAGACGCAAGGAAGTAACTGAAAAAGCTATCAACGGTATGTTAGATAAGACCTCTGTCAGTACTCCTATAGTGGATGTGTTTAAGCAGAATGAAAAGGAAATACTGGAGATTACTGATACTGATGGCTTTTTGTTTTATACGGAAGCTGAAAAAATCCGACTAGGGGCCACTCCTGAAGTGGAAGCTCTGGTGGAGATGTATGATAATTGCTGTGAAAATGGAAAGGAAACCCTTGTAAAACAGGATGTTAGAGAATGTGTGAGTGATGTGTCTAAGCTCAACGGAATTCGTGGTGTACTGCTCATTCCATTGGTTGAAAATAAAAGGTATTTCACTGCCTGGTTCAGAAAGGAACATGTAGTAGAAGAGAAATGGGCTGGCACACCGGAAGAGAAATCAGCCTTTGCTCCCAAAAAGGAGCGCTTATCACCCAGGTCATCTTTTCAGGTACACAAAAGACTTATTAAAGATAAGGGCAAGGAGTGGGATAACACTGATATAGAATCTGCCAACCGTTTCAATAAGGTGTTCATGGCTCATGTGCTGGAAATTCAGGAGCAAATGCGGAAGAATATCAATCAGCTGGAGCTGCAGAGCAAATATAAAAATGAGTTTTTGGCTACCTTGGCCCATGAATTGAGAAATCCACTTACACCACTTACTGTAGGTGTAAGTTTGCTGGAAGAGGGTGATAATGATCCTATGCAAACCAAGATCATTGGCACCATGAAAAGGCAATTGGCTCATATGAATACGCTCATTAATGATTTAATGGATGTTTCCAGAATAACCCAGGGCAAGGTAAAACTAGAGAAGGAAAATATTAAAATTAATGATATCCTTAGAAATGCCGTTGAAACTTGTCAAAGGCTAATTGAAGAGAAAAACCACGATATTGATTTACATCTGGAGGAGCATGATGCCGAGCTCTATGGAGATTCTACTCGTCTGACCCAGGTGTTTGTTAATATCATCAATAACGCCGCCAAGTACACGGAAGATGGTGGTTTAATTAGAATAATTGTAGAGAAGAGGGATACAGAAGTATCAGTGAAAATAATTGATAACGGTGTAGGTATACCGGCAGAAAAGCTTCAATCTATTTTTACTATGTTTACCCAAATTGATGCTCATTCTACTCAAACTAAAGGTGGCTTAGGTATTGGTCTTACTTTAGTGGAAAAACTTGTAGCTCTGCATAGTGGTCATATTCATGCACGGAGTGCTGGTCTAGGTCAGGGAACCGAATTCGAAGTGTTGTTACCCATCATTTCACATGGTACCAGCTTAAATAGCGTTACCACCATATCTGAAAATGGTACTGATAATGAGGAGATCAAAATCATGATAGTGGATGATAATGTAGATGTGGTAGACATGTACGAGATGATGCTTCTCAGTGAAGGTTTCAAAATTTGCACAGCCTACAATGGAGCTGATGCTATTGATAAGTTTAAAGAGTTTAAGCCTGATTTTGCTTTATTTGATATTGGAATGCCAGATATGGACGGCTTTGAGCTTTGTGAAACGCTTCGAAATACGCCTGAAGCAGCCAACACTATTTTCATTGCACAATCCGGCTGGGGTAATAAGGATAAAATTCAGCAAGCCAGAGAGGCTGGTTTTCATGAACATCTAATTAAACCTGTAGACAAGGCTATTTTGAAACAGACGCTTAGCAAATACCGAAGCGCTTCCGAAGAAAAACCAGCTTAA
- a CDS encoding ThuA domain-containing protein translates to MNSRRSFLGKSLLALSSGLITKNAFAKGLPQSTVDALPSLKGRKILFTYGGWDGHEPEKFLNFLKPWMQKEGAEVMVYDNLSPYEDESIMNQIDLIVQVFTMSSITKEQEAGLLKAVKNGAGMAGWHGGMCDAFRPNTEYQFMTGGQWVAHPGGVIEYKVNIIDHDDPVTNGLKDFAMHSEQYYMHVDPNVKVMATTTFNGDHSPWIDGCTMPVCWKKMYGKGRIFYTSLGHNLDHVTTVPDALKIIQRGIQWASASKYQPAEKWISPMYAKQ, encoded by the coding sequence ATGAATTCAAGACGCTCATTTCTGGGAAAGTCTCTACTTGCCCTCTCTTCTGGATTAATTACTAAAAATGCTTTTGCCAAAGGACTTCCTCAAAGTACTGTCGATGCTCTTCCGTCTTTAAAAGGACGAAAAATACTTTTCACCTATGGAGGATGGGACGGCCATGAACCAGAAAAATTCCTTAATTTTCTCAAACCCTGGATGCAGAAAGAAGGTGCTGAAGTAATGGTTTACGATAACTTAAGCCCATACGAAGATGAATCTATTATGAATCAAATAGATCTTATCGTTCAGGTATTTACTATGTCTAGCATTACAAAGGAGCAGGAAGCAGGCCTACTTAAAGCGGTTAAAAATGGCGCCGGAATGGCTGGCTGGCACGGAGGTATGTGCGATGCTTTCAGGCCAAACACAGAGTATCAGTTTATGACTGGTGGGCAGTGGGTGGCACATCCTGGCGGTGTAATAGAGTATAAGGTAAACATCATCGACCATGACGACCCTGTAACTAACGGACTTAAGGACTTTGCTATGCACAGCGAGCAATATTATATGCATGTAGACCCGAATGTTAAGGTAATGGCTACCACCACATTCAATGGTGATCATTCGCCCTGGATAGATGGCTGCACCATGCCGGTATGCTGGAAAAAGATGTATGGCAAAGGCCGGATCTTTTATACCTCACTAGGGCATAATCTTGACCATGTAACTACAGTGCCAGATGCCTTAAAAATTATCCAACGCGGCATTCAATGGGCCAGCGCTAGCAAATACCAACCCGCAGAGAAGTGGATTAGCCCTATGTATGCCAAACAATAG
- a CDS encoding YeiH family protein: protein MNWNTAQKHRITAQLNHLLEKSISLREVIFLLAALLCLFPIISPPLALLIGIITVQFIGNPFLKLNHKATHILLQASVVGLGFSLNFSEALQAGASGFSFSIFSIAGTLLLGFILMKVLKIEKTTGYLIVIGTAICGGSAIAAVSPAIKAKENQISVALSNVFILNAAALFIFPFIGNTLSLSQQQFGMWSAIAIHDTSSVVGAAAKYGAEALEIATTVKLARALWIIPVTIISAIVFKSDKKKIKLPYFILLFIVAVIINSYSPWVQQYHNHIISISKTGFTLTLFLIGSSLSKKVLQQVGMRPLLMGTILWVTISATTLAAII from the coding sequence ATGAACTGGAATACAGCCCAAAAACACAGAATTACAGCACAACTCAATCATCTATTAGAAAAGAGCATCTCATTACGAGAAGTAATATTCCTGTTGGCTGCATTGCTATGTTTATTTCCCATCATATCTCCGCCTTTGGCACTTCTTATAGGCATAATAACGGTGCAATTCATAGGAAATCCCTTCTTAAAACTCAATCACAAAGCCACACATATCTTACTTCAAGCTAGCGTAGTAGGCTTGGGATTCAGCCTTAACTTTTCAGAAGCGCTACAGGCCGGAGCAAGCGGTTTTAGCTTCTCCATTTTCTCTATAGCAGGCACTTTACTACTCGGCTTTATCTTGATGAAAGTGCTGAAAATAGAAAAAACTACTGGTTATCTGATTGTCATTGGCACCGCCATATGCGGTGGAAGTGCTATTGCAGCAGTTTCTCCAGCCATTAAAGCTAAAGAAAATCAAATCTCGGTGGCTCTGAGCAACGTTTTTATATTGAACGCAGCAGCCTTATTTATCTTTCCTTTCATAGGCAACACACTGAGCCTCAGCCAACAGCAATTCGGCATGTGGAGCGCCATAGCTATTCATGACACCAGCTCAGTAGTAGGAGCAGCAGCCAAATATGGCGCAGAAGCATTAGAAATAGCGACTACCGTAAAACTGGCCCGCGCCTTATGGATTATTCCTGTGACCATCATCTCTGCCATTGTTTTTAAAAGCGATAAGAAGAAGATAAAACTTCCTTATTTCATTCTGCTTTTTATCGTTGCTGTTATTATCAACAGCTACAGTCCCTGGGTACAGCAATATCACAATCACATTATTTCTATTTCTAAAACTGGCTTTACGCTCACTCTCTTTCTTATAGGCAGCAGCTTATCTAAAAAAGTACTTCAACAGGTAGGCATGAGACCTTTATTAATGGGGACAATCTTATGGGTAACCATCTCCGCGACCACTTTAGCGGCTATTATATAA
- a CDS encoding LysR family transcriptional regulator yields the protein MFDFRLQVFKTVAKRLNFTKAAQELSITQPAVTKHVKEIEQHYQVKLFDRNGTKIKLTPAGEMLLQYAEQVFEVYRHLEIDLNALASKHGGKLRIGASTTVAQYVLPPVMAAFHEKFKEVHITLETGNTEKIEQHLLQRNIDLGIIEGHSKSAGIKYSTFLNDEIVLVANSKSELAKRSAINAQELYDIPLLMREHGSGTLDVINHALKENGINPALLKEEMQLSSTESIKMYLLNSQCASFLSIHSVLKELKNNELAIVDMQNFSIERNFNFIQPQGQNDQLVELFIKFASRYNFR from the coding sequence ATGTTCGATTTCAGATTACAGGTTTTTAAAACGGTAGCCAAACGGCTAAATTTCACCAAAGCTGCTCAGGAGTTATCCATTACTCAGCCTGCCGTAACCAAGCATGTAAAAGAGATAGAACAACACTATCAGGTAAAGCTATTTGATAGAAATGGCACTAAAATCAAGCTTACTCCTGCCGGAGAAATGCTACTACAATATGCAGAGCAGGTATTCGAGGTATACCGGCATCTGGAAATAGATTTGAACGCATTGGCCAGCAAGCATGGCGGCAAACTGAGAATTGGCGCCAGCACCACAGTAGCACAATATGTTTTACCTCCAGTAATGGCCGCCTTCCATGAAAAGTTTAAGGAGGTGCATATAACATTGGAAACAGGTAATACTGAGAAAATTGAACAGCACCTACTCCAAAGAAACATCGATTTGGGAATTATAGAGGGCCACTCAAAGTCAGCGGGCATTAAATACTCCACCTTTCTCAACGATGAAATAGTGCTGGTAGCTAATAGCAAATCAGAACTAGCTAAACGATCAGCCATCAATGCTCAGGAACTTTATGACATACCATTGTTGATGCGAGAGCATGGTTCGGGCACTCTTGATGTGATCAATCATGCATTGAAAGAAAACGGCATTAACCCAGCTCTGCTGAAAGAAGAAATGCAACTTAGCAGCACTGAAAGCATAAAAATGTACTTACTCAATTCTCAATGTGCCTCTTTCCTATCAATACATTCAGTACTCAAAGAACTGAAAAACAATGAATTGGCCATTGTCGATATGCAGAACTTTAGTATTGAAAGAAACTTCAATTTTATTCAACCGCAGGGCCAAAATGACCAGCTGGTTGAATTATTTATCAAATTCGCCTCTCGCTATAACTTCAGGTAA
- a CDS encoding hybrid sensor histidine kinase/response regulator transcription factor has translation MDKRALLSVLFCLLLATSVSAQSYYFRHYQVENGLSHNTITCSVQDHEGFMWFGTKDGLNRFDGYSFKIFRNDPQDSTTIGSNFIQNLYELNGTLWVGTDGGLYKYNPQLETFEILPITLNHTIRDITSDHEGNLWFIAGYTLYKYQTYNAQLIEYETEEHFFATSVCSTPNGSIWVSTREGFIQKYDPKYNHFTAKNLFDHSPPTPTHWIERLYSTTDNTIYAGTQSQGIKVYHADSGSYEDLKMYDEERSALFVRDFVQSTENELWIASESGIYIYNISTGSFTNLTKSYNNPYSLSDNAIYTVTTDREGGVWAGTYFGGLNYYQKQYTSFEKYFPKIGENSISGNAVREICEDKYGNIWIGTEDAGLNKLNPDTGEFTNFMPTGQPGGLAHYNIHGLLATGDELWVGTFHHGLDVLDIRTGKVIRHYSAGSQPGTLQSNFIYSIIKNANNEIVIGTSNGLFKYNESEDNFLVIPAYPDTYEYTVFIMEDHEGIIWAGTYNQGVYYVDPKAQKKGYFVSKSADTTSLSSNFINSIFEDSHQQLWFATSDGLSRLNRQDSTFKRFTTANGLPSNVIYSIEEAGNQDLWVSTSKGLVKFNPKEGKTRIYTTANGLLSDQFNYNSSYKSPEGDMYFGSVKGMIRFNPTSFKVNQYIPPIHITGFQINNKEVEVNQNESPLSKSITHTSKITLDHNQSSFSIDFAALSYTAPTTSEYEYQMQGLSDEWTYLKTNRKVYFTELAPGNYTFKVKASNSSGIWNKKATILHIKILPPIWASTWAYILYVAIIIVILYFAFKYYHQVNDDKNQQKINHLENEKEKEIYEAKIKFFTNVAHEIRTPLTLITGPLEKVLNSALENPETKDSLVIMKKNTNRLLELTNELLDFRRTEIKQFSLTFIRANVKKVVEEVVSRFKSAIEERNLQASINLPHNDAFAYVDPEALTKIVSNLLNNAVKYADQNISIQLSPFTEKDPKFFITVSNDGHIIPLDLREKIFEPFMRLEEDQKGTGIGLSLARSLAELHKGNLFMDMEQKSLNSFILSLPVHQEKEFKLFEDVQEAPKEVDIEEIVEEVEPETSTDKPMILIVEDHTDMKAFVTQQLEGMYQILGATNGKQALEVLSNHNVSLVISDIMMPVMDGLQLCQQIKTNVEYSHIPIILLTAKNSLQSRIEGLETGADAYIEKPFSVEHLKVQVANLLANKDKVKQYFSSTPLAHIKSMAHSKADEQFLEKLNNAIYANISDSELNVDYIADTLNMSRPTLYRKIKAVSNLTPNELINLARLKKAAELLSNGDYKIYEVAEMVGYNSQTSFGRNFQKQFGMTPSEFITKN, from the coding sequence TTGGATAAAAGAGCACTCTTATCGGTACTATTTTGCTTGCTGCTGGCTACATCAGTATCAGCACAGTCATATTACTTCCGTCACTACCAGGTGGAGAATGGTTTATCTCATAATACCATTACTTGCTCGGTGCAGGACCATGAAGGCTTCATGTGGTTTGGCACTAAAGACGGGCTGAACAGGTTTGACGGCTATAGCTTTAAAATATTTAGAAATGATCCTCAAGACTCCACCACTATAGGGAGTAATTTCATTCAAAATCTCTATGAACTCAATGGCACTTTGTGGGTAGGCACAGATGGAGGACTTTATAAATATAATCCGCAGCTGGAGACTTTTGAAATCCTGCCCATTACTCTAAATCATACCATAAGAGACATCACCTCAGACCATGAAGGCAACTTGTGGTTTATCGCAGGCTACACGCTTTATAAATATCAAACCTATAATGCTCAACTCATTGAATATGAAACAGAAGAGCATTTCTTTGCTACTTCTGTATGTTCTACCCCTAACGGAAGCATTTGGGTATCTACCAGGGAAGGATTTATTCAGAAATATGATCCAAAGTATAATCATTTCACTGCTAAAAACCTGTTTGATCACTCACCACCTACACCAACACATTGGATAGAGCGCCTGTACAGCACCACGGATAATACTATTTATGCAGGTACGCAAAGCCAAGGTATAAAGGTTTATCATGCTGATTCAGGTTCATATGAAGATCTGAAAATGTACGACGAAGAACGCTCAGCACTATTTGTCAGGGATTTCGTACAAAGCACAGAAAATGAACTTTGGATCGCCAGTGAGTCTGGTATCTACATTTATAATATATCCACTGGTAGCTTTACCAATCTTACTAAAAGCTATAACAACCCGTATAGCTTGTCTGATAATGCCATTTATACCGTTACAACTGATAGGGAAGGTGGCGTGTGGGCAGGAACATACTTCGGCGGCCTTAATTATTACCAAAAACAATATACCTCCTTTGAAAAATACTTCCCAAAGATTGGCGAGAACTCCATTAGTGGTAATGCTGTGCGTGAAATTTGCGAAGACAAATACGGCAATATATGGATAGGCACAGAAGATGCCGGTCTCAATAAGCTAAATCCTGATACGGGAGAATTCACGAATTTCATGCCTACTGGCCAGCCTGGAGGCCTTGCTCATTACAATATTCACGGACTATTGGCCACTGGTGATGAACTATGGGTAGGAACATTTCATCATGGGCTGGATGTATTAGATATAAGAACTGGAAAGGTTATTCGCCATTATTCTGCTGGCAGCCAGCCTGGAACATTACAAAGTAATTTCATTTACAGCATCATAAAAAACGCCAATAATGAGATAGTTATAGGCACTTCTAATGGTCTATTTAAATACAACGAAAGTGAAGATAACTTTCTGGTTATCCCCGCCTACCCTGACACCTATGAGTACACAGTATTTATCATGGAAGACCACGAGGGGATTATTTGGGCTGGAACCTATAATCAGGGCGTTTACTATGTAGATCCGAAGGCGCAGAAAAAAGGGTATTTTGTCAGCAAGTCGGCTGATACCACCAGCTTAAGCAGTAATTTCATCAATAGCATTTTTGAAGACAGTCACCAGCAGCTTTGGTTTGCCACCAGTGATGGCCTTTCAAGGCTTAACCGACAAGATAGTACTTTCAAGCGCTTCACCACGGCTAATGGACTTCCTAGTAATGTTATTTATTCTATAGAAGAGGCTGGCAATCAAGACTTATGGGTAAGTACTTCTAAAGGCCTGGTGAAATTCAACCCTAAAGAAGGAAAAACCAGAATTTACACCACTGCCAACGGACTGCTTAGTGATCAGTTTAACTATAACTCCTCTTACAAAAGCCCGGAAGGCGATATGTATTTCGGGAGCGTTAAAGGTATGATTCGCTTTAACCCTACTTCTTTTAAAGTCAATCAATATATTCCGCCAATCCATATTACTGGCTTTCAGATTAATAACAAGGAAGTTGAAGTAAATCAGAATGAATCCCCATTAAGCAAGTCCATCACTCACACTTCTAAAATTACTTTAGATCATAATCAGTCCTCCTTTAGTATAGATTTCGCCGCCTTAAGTTATACTGCACCTACCACATCAGAGTATGAATATCAGATGCAGGGGCTCAGTGACGAGTGGACTTATTTAAAAACCAACCGAAAGGTCTATTTCACTGAATTGGCCCCTGGAAATTATACTTTCAAGGTGAAAGCCTCTAATAGCAGCGGCATTTGGAACAAGAAAGCCACCATTTTACATATTAAAATTCTCCCCCCTATCTGGGCTAGCACCTGGGCTTATATCTTATATGTAGCTATTATCATTGTCATTCTTTACTTCGCCTTTAAATACTATCACCAGGTAAACGATGATAAAAACCAGCAAAAGATCAACCACCTGGAAAATGAGAAGGAGAAAGAGATTTATGAGGCAAAAATTAAGTTTTTCACCAATGTGGCCCATGAAATAAGAACGCCACTTACTCTCATAACCGGTCCTTTGGAGAAAGTGCTGAACTCAGCCCTTGAAAACCCAGAGACCAAAGATAGCCTGGTGATCATGAAAAAGAACACCAACAGGCTGCTCGAGCTGACCAATGAACTGTTAGATTTCAGAAGAACAGAAATAAAGCAGTTTAGCCTCACATTTATCAGAGCAAATGTAAAAAAGGTGGTGGAAGAGGTAGTTTCCAGGTTTAAATCTGCCATAGAAGAAAGAAACCTTCAGGCCAGCATTAATTTACCTCATAATGATGCATTTGCATATGTAGATCCGGAAGCGCTGACCAAAATAGTGAGCAATTTGCTGAACAATGCAGTGAAGTATGCAGACCAGAACATTTCTATTCAGCTAAGTCCATTCACAGAAAAAGATCCGAAGTTCTTCATTACCGTATCTAACGATGGACATATTATACCCCTTGACTTAAGAGAGAAAATTTTCGAGCCATTTATGAGACTTGAAGAGGATCAAAAAGGTACAGGAATTGGATTATCTCTAGCAAGATCTTTAGCAGAACTTCATAAAGGAAACTTGTTCATGGATATGGAGCAAAAGTCATTAAACAGCTTCATTCTCTCACTCCCTGTGCATCAGGAAAAGGAGTTTAAGCTATTCGAAGATGTACAAGAAGCACCGAAAGAAGTTGATATTGAGGAGATTGTAGAAGAAGTGGAGCCTGAAACATCTACTGATAAGCCAATGATTCTAATTGTAGAGGATCATACAGATATGAAAGCTTTTGTAACTCAACAGCTGGAAGGGATGTACCAAATTTTGGGTGCGACGAACGGGAAACAGGCTTTGGAAGTGTTGAGTAATCATAACGTAAGCCTGGTTATCAGCGATATCATGATGCCAGTAATGGACGGTTTACAGTTATGCCAGCAAATTAAAACCAATGTGGAGTACAGCCACATTCCTATTATCTTACTTACCGCCAAGAATAGCTTGCAATCACGAATAGAAGGCTTGGAAACAGGTGCTGATGCTTATATTGAGAAGCCTTTTTCAGTGGAACACTTAAAGGTACAAGTAGCGAACTTGCTGGCTAATAAAGACAAGGTAAAGCAGTATTTCTCCAGCACGCCTTTAGCACATATTAAAAGTATGGCTCACTCTAAGGCGGATGAACAATTTTTAGAGAAGCTTAATAATGCTATATATGCGAATATCTCAGATTCTGAACTAAATGTGGACTACATAGCTGATACGCTCAACATGAGCAGACCTACATTATACAGAAAAATTAAGGCAGTGTCTAACCTTACACCTAATGAACTGATTAACCTTGCCCGCCTTAAAAAAGCTGCAGAACTACTCAGTAATGGTGATTATAAGATATATGAAGTGGCAGAAATGGTAGGCTACAACTCGCAAACCAGCTTCGGAAGAAATTTCCAAAAGCAATTTGGAATGACTCCTTCAGAGTTTATTACTAAAAATTAA